From Phycodurus eques isolate BA_2022a chromosome 20, UOR_Pequ_1.1, whole genome shotgun sequence, a single genomic window includes:
- the heyl gene encoding hairy/enhancer-of-split related with YRPW motif-like protein, which yields MKRPHDFSSESDTDELIDVGQEDGYCPVTGSMSPGSASQILARKKRRGIIEKRRRDRINHSLSELRRLVPSAFEKQGSSKLEKAEILQMTVDHLKLLHAMGGKGYFDARALAVDYRTLGFRECVGEVVRYLSSLEGESPDPIGTRLVTHLSHCASELDPLILQSPPTSALPFPPWPWMSFPQMSACLPASSSPPFPTGRRELALMGSYPPAATLRLAPLAGCQRGVPPLLAPTALAAVHRLPSPAVDPRPTQASPRGTSRNSPLPPAPSSSSPTTGPPLVSFRPFAPLASSAIQRRGLSGSAKSAQGWATEIGAF from the exons ATGAAGAGACCTCACGACTTCAGCTCAGAGTCGGACACAGACGAGCTGATTGATGTGGGACAAGAGGACGGCTACTG CCCAGTCACCGGCTCCATGTCCCCTGGCAGTGCATCACAGATTCTGGCCCGAAAGAAGAGAAGAGGG ATCATTGAGAAGAGGCGCAGGGACCGGATCAACCACAGTCTGTCGGAGCTAAGGAGGCTGGTGCCAAGTGCTTTTGAGAAACAG GGCTCTTCAAAGTTGGAGAAAGCTGAGATTCTGCAAATGACTGTCGATCACCTCAAACTTCTTCATGCTATGGGAGGGAAAG GATACTTTGACGCGAGGGCTCTGGCAGTGGATTACAGGACTCTGGGCTTCAGGGAGTGCGTTGGAGAGGTGGTCCGGTACCTCAGCTCCCTTGAAGGAGAGTCTCCGGACCCAATCGGCACCCGCCTGGTCACCCATCTTTCTCACTGTGCAAGCGAGCTGGACCCGTTGATTCTTCAGTCGCCCCCAACCTCCGCTTTGCCCTTCCCTCCTTGGCCCTGGATGTCCTTCCCCCAGATGTCCGCCTGCCTGCCAGCCTCATCCTCACCGCCGTTCCCCACCGGACGAAGGGAACTCGCCTTGATGGGGAGCTACCCGCCGGCCGCAACCCTCCGCCTCGCACCCCTGGCTGGCTGCCAGCGGGGGGTGCCGCCCCTCCTTGCCCCCACGGCTCTAGCTGCAGTTCACAGGCTGCCATCCCCCGCGGTGGACCCGAGGCCGACGCAGGCGTCCCCTCGCGGCACCTCCAGGAACTCGCCTCTTCCTCCcgccccttcctcttcctctccaaCTACCGGACCACCGCTTGTCTCTTTCAGACCGTTTGCACCTCTGGCTTCTTCCGCAATCCAGCGTAGGGGCTTGAGTGGATCAGCCAAGTCGGCCCAAGGATGGGCGACTGAAATTGGAGCTTTTTGa